Proteins from a single region of Oncorhynchus keta strain PuntledgeMale-10-30-2019 chromosome 20, Oket_V2, whole genome shotgun sequence:
- the LOC118399287 gene encoding carcinoembryonic antigen-related cell adhesion molecule 1-like, whose protein sequence is MDLFNFRSLVILLSAVGCCNGQSVLPAGPLQGVQGKNVTFKTLIMPTDVGDFITVSWNFNGGSGLVPVVTSAPKGETVGAGYAGRVSLNSSTGVLKLGPLTAKDSGDYAVTMVTSAAVQRTGVTALKVLEPVAVVTIKSNLNEAVEFNSTVVLTCSAKGSFLMYKWLNGTTPLVADGNHVTLSANATVLTVAGVFREDLVGPIYCTASNKLESDSSAPFNLTVSYGPENIAMAVTPTAEVQKKGSNITLSCSAQSSPAAVIQWIHNGVPLNVMGPKLVLANIAEAQSGNYSCMASNAKTLRYLESTTAKFTVVEALSGTKITGPNGTLVAGNSTATLSCQASAGTAGTRVWLKNGVALSPSNRVVVSADKSSVTIKPVQKEDSGEYQCKLTNAVNTDSASLKIGVNFGPEAVSVKGDSAVVVKDRVTLKCTSVSLPAAAYTWKFNGTRTDVMTAEYIIEAAVYKNTGIYTCEASNAITGLSTAVAHQLSVKEEGTLENGLTGGQITGIVIGVIIALGAIIGGVLLLRRRKRHIESPY, encoded by the exons ATGGATTTGTTTAATTTTAGGTCGCTTGTCATTTTGCTGTCAGCAGTTG GATGCTGCAACGGGCAGAGCGTACTCCCAGCAGGCCCGTTGCAGGGAGTACAGGGAAAGAACGTCACGTTCAAAACCCTCATCATGCCCACAGATGTAGGCGACTTTATCACAGTATCTTGGAATTTCAACGGAGGTAGTGGACTTGTACCTGTTGTCACTTCTGCGCCCAAAGGAGAGACAGTTGGCGCAGGCTACGCAGGAAGAGTGTCACTGAATTCATCCACCGGCGTATTGAAGCTGGGACCCTTGACCGCGAAGGATAGCGGGGACTATGCGGTGACCATGGTCACAAGTGCTGCAGTACAGCGCACAGGTGTAACGGCGCTCAAAGTTCTAG aaCCGGTCGCTGTCGTGACCATCAAGTCCAACCTGAATGAAGCGGTCGAGTTCAACAGCACTGTGGTCTTGACCTGTTCGGCCAAAGGCTCCTTCCTCATGTACAAGTGGCTCAACGGCACCACCCCACTGGTCGCCGATGGGAATCATGTGACTTTGAGTGCAAACGCAACAGTGCTGACCGTGGCTGGAGTGTTCAGGGAGGATCTGGTCGGACCCATCTACTGCACAGCCTCCAACAAATTAGAGAGCGATAGCAGTGCCCCCTTCAACCTCACTGTCAGCT ATGGGCCAGAAAACATCGCCATGGCAGTCACCCCCACGGCTGAGGTCCAAAAGAAGGGTTCCAACATTACATtgtcctgctcagcccagtctaGCCCTGCGGCGGTGATTCAGTGGATCCACAATGGAGTCCCGCTCAATGTGATGGGCCCCAAGCTGGTACTGGCCAACATTGCCGAGGCACAGAGTGGAAACTACTCCTGCATGGCCAGCAATGCCAAAACCTTGCGATACCTGGAATCCACCACAGCCAAGTTCACTGTAGTAG AGGCCCTATCCGGCACTAAGATCACAGGCCCCAATGGAACGCTCGTTGCAGGTAACAGCACGGCCACCCTGAGCTGCCAGGCAAGCGCCGGCACCGCCGGCACCCGAGTGTGGCTGAAGAATGGCGTGGCACTGTCTCCTAGCAACAGGGTCGTGGTCTCGGCAGACAAGAGCTCTGTCACGATCAAGCCAGTGCAGAAGGAGGACAGTGGGGAGTACCAGTGCAAGCTGACCAATGCTGTGAACACAGACTCTGCCAGTCTCAAGATAGGGGTCAACT TTGGTCCTGAGGCTGTGTCGGTGAAGGGGGATAGTGCCGTGGTGGTGAAAGACCGTGTCACGCTCAAGTGTACCTCAGTCTCCCTCCCTGCTGCCGCCTACACCTGGAAGTTCAACGGGACGCGGACCGACGTGATGACAGCCGAGTACATCATCGAAGCCGCCGTGTACAAGAACACTGGGATTTACACCTGTGAAGCCAGCAACGCCATCACCGGGTTGAGCACCGCCGTCGCCCACCAGCTGTCCGTCAAAG AGGAGGGAACACTGGAGAATGGTCTGACGGGCGGGCAGATCACCGGGATCGTCATCGGCGTGATTATCGCCCTAGGGGCCATCATCGGTGGAGTCCTCCTCCTGAGACGGAGAAAAAGACA TATCGAGTCGCCATACTAG